One window of the Octopus sinensis linkage group LG3, ASM634580v1, whole genome shotgun sequence genome contains the following:
- the LOC115209743 gene encoding dual specificity mitogen-activated protein kinase kinase 4 isoform X5, with translation MTETTPGEKRQKLRLDFSHINNGRKSTLGDLGHRTQIERLRSYGMTSAGKLQINRQSYKFTAEDLKDLGLIGQGNYGTVNKMVHRESETVMAVKRIRSTVDEKDQKQLLMDLDVVMRSNDCPYIVQFYGALFKEQGDCWICMEVMDISLDKFYKFIYSVMISTMPEEILGKIAVATLKALNYLKEKLKIIHRDVKPSNILLDRKGNIKLCDFGISGQLVDSIAKSRDAGCRPYMAPERIDPRASSRGYDVRSDVWSLGITLMELSTGRFPYPKWDSVFDQLTQVVQGPPPSLRTYDSRFSDEFKSFLYTCLIKDERRRPKYGKLLDHPFIRRYEEEEVDVAGYVCNVIDQYYETQGLSSTS, from the exons aGAACGTCTACGTTCTTATGGAATGACTTCTGCGGGTAAACTACAAATAAACAGACAG AGTTATAAATTCACAGCCGAAGATCTTAAAGATCTCGGATTAATTGGTCAAGGTAACTATGGTACAGTCAATAAAATGGTACACAGAGAAAGTGAAACAGTAATGGCTGTGAAA AGAATCAGATCAACAGTGGATGAGAAAGATCAAAAACAACTTTTGATGGACTTAGATGTTGTGATGAGGAGTAACGATTGTCCATATATTGTCCAATTTTATGGTGCTCTTTTTAAAGAG caGGGGGATTGCTGGATTTGTATGGAAGTAATGGACATATCtttagataaattttataaattcatatattcagTTATGATAAGTACTATGCCTGAAGAAATATTAGGCAAAATTGCTGTAGCA ACGCTTAAAGCATTGAATTATTTAAAAGAGAAGCTAAAGATTATCCACAGAG ATGTGAAACCTTCAAATATTCTGCTGGACAGAAAAGGTAACATCAAACTCTGTGATTTTGGAATTAGTGGTCAGTTAGTGGATTCTATTGCCAAAAGTCGTGATGCTGGCTGCCGGCCTTATATGGCA CCTGAACGAATTGACCCTCGAGCATCCAGTCGAGGTTATGATGTAAGATCTGATGTCTGGAGTCTTGGAATAACTCTT ATGGAACTATCTACCGGTCGTTTTCCTTACCCTAAGTGGGACAGTGTTTTTGACCAGCTCACCCAAGTTGTGCAAGGACCTCCTCCCAGTTTGCGCACATATGATTCAAGATTTTCTGATGAGTTCAAAAGTTTCTTATATACATG cttGATAAAAGATGAGAGAAGAAGACCAAAATATGGAAAATTATTG GATCATCCCTTTATCCGTCGTTATGAAGAGGAAGAAGTGGATGTAGCTGGTTATGTATGCAACGTAATTGATCAATATTATGAAACACAGGGACTTTCTTCAACCTCTTAA